A window of Aeromicrobium sp. A1-2 contains these coding sequences:
- a CDS encoding 3-hydroxyacyl-CoA dehydrogenase NAD-binding domain-containing protein — protein MTEAVRYEAEGGIVNLVLDDPNQSANTMNQDYAEAMAGAVDQLLKDIANDPESIKGVIISSAKKTFFAGGDLKLMTQAKPADAQRLFDEVEGIKASLRKLETCGKPVVAAINGAALGGGLEIALSAHHRIAVDGGYMLGLPEATLGLLPGGGGVTRTVRMFGISDALMKFLLQGTQMRPSKALSEGLVDEVVATQDELIPAAKAWIEANADNEDAATQPWDRKGYRMPGGLPSNPKLAAFLPAFPANLRKQTKGALYKAPRNIMSAAVEGAQVDFDTASRIESRYLVELLVGQQFKNMTQAFFFDLGAINAGKSRPDGIEPTRAEKIGVLGAGMMGAGIAYVSAKAGFDVVLKDVELAAAEKGKAYSQNIVDKAVSRGRMTQDKADELLARITPTADYADLAGVDFVVEAVFESVKLKHEVFGELESIVKPDALLGSNTSTLPITILADGVKRPEDFIGIHFFSPVDKMPLVEIIAGEKTSDEAIARVVDFTKAIKKTPIVVGDSRGFFTSRVIGTFVNEGIGMLAEGVSPVSIERATTQAGFPAPVLQLSDELNLELMVKIRNESKAAVEAEGGTWPTNAAEDVIDAMIALERPSRLKGAGFYEYVDGKRQGLWSGLADKFPVAADQPAFEDLKERLTFIMSLETIKCLDEGVLRTIPDANIGSIFGIGFPALQGGAIQYVNGYEAADGSIGIAAFTARAQELAKKYGDRFTPPASLLEKASKGENFA, from the coding sequence ATGACTGAAGCAGTGCGTTACGAGGCCGAGGGCGGCATCGTCAATCTCGTCCTGGACGATCCCAACCAGAGCGCCAACACGATGAACCAGGACTACGCCGAAGCGATGGCGGGCGCGGTCGACCAGCTCCTCAAGGACATCGCAAACGACCCCGAGTCGATCAAGGGCGTCATCATCTCCTCGGCGAAGAAGACCTTCTTCGCCGGCGGTGACCTCAAGCTCATGACCCAGGCGAAGCCGGCGGACGCTCAGCGTCTGTTCGACGAGGTCGAGGGCATCAAGGCCTCGCTCCGCAAGCTCGAGACGTGTGGCAAGCCCGTCGTCGCGGCGATCAACGGCGCCGCGCTCGGTGGCGGACTTGAGATCGCGCTCTCGGCCCACCACCGCATCGCGGTCGACGGCGGCTACATGCTCGGTCTGCCCGAGGCCACGCTCGGACTGCTGCCCGGCGGCGGTGGCGTGACCCGCACGGTGCGGATGTTCGGCATCTCGGACGCCCTGATGAAGTTCCTGCTGCAGGGCACGCAGATGCGTCCGTCCAAGGCGCTGTCCGAAGGGCTGGTCGACGAGGTCGTCGCGACCCAGGACGAGCTGATCCCGGCCGCGAAGGCCTGGATCGAGGCCAACGCCGACAACGAGGACGCGGCAACCCAGCCGTGGGACCGCAAGGGCTACCGCATGCCCGGCGGCCTGCCGTCCAACCCCAAGCTCGCGGCGTTCCTGCCGGCGTTCCCCGCCAACCTGCGCAAGCAGACCAAGGGTGCGCTCTACAAGGCGCCGCGCAACATCATGAGTGCCGCGGTCGAGGGTGCGCAGGTCGACTTCGACACCGCGTCACGCATCGAGTCGCGCTACCTCGTCGAGCTCCTGGTCGGTCAGCAGTTCAAGAACATGACGCAGGCGTTCTTCTTCGATCTCGGTGCGATCAACGCCGGCAAGTCGCGACCTGACGGCATCGAGCCCACCCGGGCCGAGAAGATCGGCGTGCTCGGCGCCGGGATGATGGGCGCGGGCATCGCGTACGTCTCGGCGAAGGCGGGCTTCGACGTCGTCCTCAAGGACGTCGAGCTCGCCGCTGCCGAGAAGGGCAAGGCGTACAGCCAGAACATCGTCGACAAGGCCGTGTCCCGTGGTCGCATGACGCAGGACAAGGCCGACGAGCTGCTGGCCCGCATCACGCCGACCGCGGACTACGCCGATCTTGCCGGCGTCGACTTCGTCGTCGAGGCCGTCTTCGAGTCGGTCAAGCTCAAGCACGAGGTGTTCGGAGAGCTGGAGTCGATCGTCAAGCCCGACGCACTGCTCGGGTCCAACACGTCGACGCTGCCGATCACGATCCTGGCCGACGGCGTGAAGCGTCCCGAGGACTTCATCGGGATCCACTTCTTCTCACCGGTCGACAAGATGCCGCTGGTCGAGATCATCGCGGGCGAGAAGACGTCCGACGAGGCCATCGCGCGCGTCGTCGACTTCACCAAGGCGATCAAGAAGACCCCGATCGTCGTGGGCGACAGCCGCGGATTCTTCACCAGCCGGGTCATCGGCACGTTCGTCAACGAGGGCATCGGCATGCTCGCCGAAGGCGTCTCGCCGGTCTCGATCGAGCGGGCCACGACCCAGGCCGGTTTCCCGGCCCCCGTGCTCCAGCTGAGCGATGAGCTCAACCTCGAGCTGATGGTCAAGATCCGCAACGAGTCGAAGGCAGCGGTCGAGGCCGAGGGTGGCACGTGGCCCACGAACGCGGCCGAGGACGTCATCGACGCGATGATCGCGCTCGAGCGCCCGAGCCGCCTCAAGGGCGCAGGCTTCTACGAGTATGTCGACGGCAAGCGCCAGGGACTGTGGAGCGGACTCGCCGACAAGTTCCCCGTCGCGGCCGATCAGCCTGCGTTCGAGGACCTCAAGGAACGTCTGACGTTCATCATGAGCCTCGAGACGATCAAGTGCCTCGACGAGGGCGTGCTGCGCACGATCCCCGACGCCAACATCGGCTCGATCTTCGGCATCGGTTTCCCGGCGCTCCAGGGCGGCGCGATCCAGTACGTCAACGGCTACGAGGCTGCTGACGGCAGCATCGGCATCGCGGCGTTCACGGCTCGTGCGCAGGAACTGGCCAAGAAGTACGGCGACCGGTTCACCCCGCCGGCCTCGCTGCTGGAGAAGGCAAGCAAGGGCGAGAACTTCGCCTGA
- a CDS encoding acetyl-CoA C-acetyltransferase, whose translation MTEAFVYDAIRTPRGRGKKSGSLYEVKPISLVTGLIDEMRTRNPTLDTDGIEDLILGCVSPVGDQGSDIAKTAALAAGLPDTVAGVQLNRFCASGLEAVNQASARVRSGWEDLLLAGGVESMSRVPMASDGGAWAMDPQTAFDTDFVPQGIGADLIATMEGYSRTDVDTFAAESQARAAKAIANGYFNKSVIPVRDASGLTILDHDEFVREGTTVESLAKLPASFAQIGEQGGFDSVALEKYHEVERINHVHHAGNSSGIVDGAALVLIGSEAAGERNGLKPRARIMSAAVSGSDPTIMLTGPGPASLKALERAGLSVGDIDLLEINEAFAAVALRLMKDLGGFPHDQTNVNGGSIAMGHPLGATGAMILGTLIDELERRDQRYGLATLCVGGGMGIATVVERLS comes from the coding sequence ATGACCGAGGCCTTTGTCTACGACGCCATCCGCACCCCCCGTGGTCGCGGCAAGAAGTCCGGATCGCTCTACGAGGTCAAGCCGATCTCGCTCGTGACCGGACTGATCGACGAGATGCGCACGCGCAACCCCACGCTCGACACGGACGGCATCGAGGATCTGATCCTCGGCTGCGTCTCCCCGGTCGGCGACCAGGGCTCCGACATCGCCAAGACCGCTGCACTCGCCGCTGGCCTGCCCGACACCGTTGCCGGCGTCCAGCTCAACCGTTTCTGCGCCTCGGGTCTGGAGGCCGTCAACCAGGCCTCGGCGCGCGTGCGCTCGGGCTGGGAGGACCTCCTGCTCGCTGGCGGCGTCGAGTCCATGAGCCGCGTGCCCATGGCATCGGACGGTGGAGCCTGGGCGATGGATCCCCAGACCGCGTTCGACACCGACTTCGTGCCGCAGGGCATCGGCGCCGACCTGATCGCCACGATGGAGGGCTACAGCCGCACCGACGTCGACACGTTCGCCGCCGAGTCGCAGGCCCGTGCTGCCAAGGCGATCGCCAACGGCTACTTCAACAAGTCGGTCATCCCGGTCCGCGACGCCTCGGGCCTGACGATCCTCGACCACGACGAGTTCGTCCGCGAGGGCACGACCGTCGAGAGCCTCGCCAAGCTGCCCGCCTCGTTCGCCCAGATCGGCGAGCAGGGTGGATTCGACTCGGTCGCACTGGAGAAGTACCACGAGGTCGAGCGGATCAACCACGTCCACCACGCCGGCAACAGCTCGGGCATCGTCGATGGCGCGGCCCTCGTGCTGATCGGCTCGGAGGCAGCCGGTGAGCGCAATGGCCTCAAGCCCCGTGCCCGCATCATGTCGGCCGCGGTTTCCGGGTCCGATCCGACGATCATGCTGACGGGCCCCGGACCGGCCAGCCTCAAGGCACTCGAGCGCGCCGGACTCAGCGTCGGCGACATCGACCTGTTGGAGATCAACGAGGCCTTCGCCGCGGTCGCACTGCGACTCATGAAGGATCTCGGCGGCTTCCCGCACGATCAGACCAACGTCAACGGCGGATCGATCGCGATGGGCCACCCGCTCGGCGCGACCGGCGCGATGATCCTCGGCACCCTGATCGACGAGCTCGAGCGTCGTGACCAGCGCTACGGCCTGGCCACCCTCTGTGTCGGCGGCGGCATGGGTATCGCCACCGTTGTCGAGCGCCTCAGCTGA
- a CDS encoding DUF6297 family protein, with product MSASAEVCELRGEIRHWRRSRADTSLYEALSDAYIAVFAVVLLGSMTISAVLNVRQTAGDSCTSAGCLETRALLPWLVALTGVLLVVVAARMFGPLFVSPAVSSWLLPTWADRAALLRPRLLRSALLAVALGAAVALGGASLGGFSGSAIVLLTLSAGLAGLATLCFAASSQTREDSGARLLTWALAAVIWLGLMVLALGRGRVTSPPDGSLAWIVGVVAGGLAVVLLLARVVRRLGTVRRVHLLAGGALAPSLSGALAGLDLALAYDVLLARRWRNHPPVRSRRGGPAGAKALVWLDLVRVTRSPHSLLLLAAAVVIPYVAETADLGDAVLLVASLTGFVAGLGLCSSLRVVGRTPGLARMLPFPDATTRAATIVVPSAAMIAYGLATGPALHGATGASWAVTWYLALAVGGSSTAAAVRWVTGRPPDYSRPLVSSPAGAIPTNLYGSAVRGFDIALLTIAPVLIWPTDNGALFSLALSGITLSYLTSRK from the coding sequence GTGAGCGCGTCGGCCGAGGTCTGCGAGCTCCGCGGCGAGATCCGGCACTGGCGACGTAGTCGCGCCGACACGAGCCTGTACGAGGCGCTGTCTGACGCGTACATCGCGGTCTTCGCGGTCGTGCTGCTCGGTTCCATGACGATCAGCGCTGTGCTCAACGTGCGGCAGACGGCGGGCGACTCGTGCACCAGTGCCGGTTGCCTGGAGACCCGTGCGTTGCTGCCATGGCTCGTGGCGTTGACCGGTGTCCTGCTGGTGGTCGTCGCGGCGCGGATGTTCGGGCCGTTGTTCGTGTCACCGGCGGTGTCGTCGTGGCTGCTGCCGACGTGGGCGGACCGAGCGGCCCTCCTGCGACCCCGGCTGCTGCGGTCGGCGTTGCTGGCCGTCGCACTCGGCGCCGCGGTGGCACTGGGCGGCGCGTCCCTCGGGGGCTTCTCCGGGTCCGCCATCGTGCTGCTGACGCTGTCGGCGGGGCTGGCCGGGCTGGCGACGCTGTGCTTCGCGGCGAGCTCCCAGACCCGCGAGGACTCCGGCGCCCGCCTGCTGACCTGGGCTCTCGCTGCCGTGATCTGGCTCGGGCTGATGGTGCTGGCGCTCGGCCGTGGGCGGGTCACGTCCCCGCCGGACGGATCGCTCGCGTGGATCGTGGGTGTCGTCGCCGGTGGCCTCGCGGTCGTGCTGCTGCTGGCGCGCGTCGTGCGGCGGCTGGGAACCGTGCGTCGGGTCCACCTGCTGGCCGGCGGGGCACTCGCCCCGAGCCTGTCCGGAGCCCTCGCCGGGCTCGACCTCGCCCTCGCCTACGACGTGCTCCTCGCGCGCCGCTGGCGCAATCACCCGCCAGTGCGCTCGCGTCGGGGCGGTCCGGCGGGCGCCAAGGCGCTGGTGTGGCTCGACCTGGTGCGGGTCACCCGCAGCCCGCACTCCCTCCTCCTGCTGGCGGCCGCTGTTGTGATTCCGTACGTCGCGGAGACGGCTGACCTCGGCGACGCCGTGCTGCTGGTTGCCTCGCTGACCGGGTTCGTCGCCGGACTCGGGCTGTGCTCGTCGCTGCGAGTCGTGGGCCGCACCCCCGGGCTGGCGCGCATGCTGCCTTTCCCTGACGCGACGACCCGAGCGGCAACGATCGTCGTGCCGTCCGCCGCGATGATCGCTTACGGGCTGGCGACTGGTCCGGCGCTTCACGGCGCGACCGGCGCCTCGTGGGCCGTCACGTGGTACCTCGCGCTGGCGGTCGGCGGCTCCTCGACGGCCGCCGCGGTCCGTTGGGTCACGGGACGTCCACCGGACTACTCGCGGCCCCTCGTGTCGAGTCCGGCCGGAGCGATCCCGACCAACCTCTACGGCAGCGCGGTCCGTGGCTTCGACATCGCCCTGCTGACGATCGCGCCGGTGCTGATCTGGCCGACCGACAACGGCGCGCTCTTCTCGCTCGCCCTGAGCGGGATCACGCTGTCCTATCTGACGAGTCGCAAGTAG
- a CDS encoding ABC transporter permease, which yields MSAPSMSMGMAERPAVNPPSLMRSSATVVWRNLIHIKRMPEMLLDVTIQPVMFVLLFAFVFGGAISVPGGGNYREFLLPGIIVQTIVFSSAITAMGISNDLSKGIVDRFKSLPISRSSVLVGRSISSLIHSSIGITVMSLTGLLIGWRIRDGLVDGVLAYLLLLLFGFSMIWLGIWIGSLMRTVEAVQGFMFTVMFPLTFVANTFAPTGKMPTALRVVAEWNPVSALTQATRELWGNAPAAADSAAWPLQHAVAVSIVWPIILTAIFAPLALRAFKGRSQD from the coding sequence ATGAGCGCCCCGAGCATGAGCATGGGCATGGCCGAGCGCCCTGCCGTGAACCCGCCCAGCCTGATGAGGTCCTCGGCGACCGTGGTGTGGCGCAACCTGATCCACATCAAGCGCATGCCCGAGATGTTGCTCGACGTGACGATCCAGCCCGTCATGTTCGTGCTGCTGTTCGCCTTCGTGTTCGGTGGTGCGATCTCGGTGCCCGGCGGCGGCAACTATCGCGAGTTCCTGTTGCCGGGCATCATCGTCCAGACCATCGTCTTCTCCTCGGCGATCACCGCGATGGGCATCTCGAACGATCTGTCCAAGGGCATCGTCGACCGGTTCAAGTCTTTGCCGATCTCCCGGTCCTCGGTCCTGGTAGGTCGCAGCATCTCGAGCCTGATCCACTCCAGCATCGGCATCACCGTGATGTCACTGACCGGCTTGCTGATCGGCTGGCGCATCCGCGACGGCCTGGTCGACGGTGTCCTGGCCTATCTCCTGCTGCTGCTGTTCGGATTCTCGATGATCTGGTTGGGCATCTGGATCGGATCGCTGATGCGCACGGTCGAGGCCGTGCAGGGCTTCATGTTCACCGTGATGTTCCCACTGACATTCGTCGCCAACACGTTCGCGCCGACCGGCAAGATGCCGACGGCACTGCGTGTCGTGGCGGAGTGGAACCCGGTCTCGGCGCTGACCCAGGCAACCCGGGAGCTGTGGGGGAATGCGCCGGCGGCGGCCGACAGCGCGGCGTGGCCGCTGCAGCACGCCGTGGCGGTCTCGATTGTCTGGCCGATCATCTTGACTGCGATCTTCGCGCCGCTGGCACTGCGCGCGTTCAAGGGCCGGTCGCAAGACTGA
- a CDS encoding MerR family transcriptional regulator — translation MNPVPIETMSVEQLSSRVGMTVRTVRFYAGRGLIPPPRREGRNGYYGPDHLARLELVRELQAHGFTLSAIEGYLENIPADATPEQVAMHRTLLAPWMPDLPETVTRPELETRSGRALSDDDLELLVALGVIEPTPVEDVFQVAPAHLAVGIQFLDVGLPTEAALAARRIITEHGHAMAVALTELFRTAVWPHLKSSGQPPEAITSMIERFKPLTIQALVSAYESSVDEAKRETVRRRT, via the coding sequence ATGAACCCCGTGCCGATCGAGACGATGAGCGTCGAGCAGCTGTCGTCGCGCGTCGGCATGACGGTCCGGACCGTGCGCTTCTACGCCGGTCGTGGACTGATTCCGCCGCCACGTCGCGAGGGTCGCAACGGCTACTACGGCCCCGATCACCTGGCCCGGCTCGAGCTCGTCCGCGAGCTCCAGGCGCACGGCTTCACTCTCTCGGCGATCGAGGGGTACCTCGAGAACATCCCCGCTGACGCGACGCCCGAGCAGGTAGCGATGCACCGCACGCTGCTCGCACCGTGGATGCCGGACCTGCCCGAGACCGTGACCCGGCCCGAGCTCGAGACCCGATCAGGTCGCGCACTCTCCGACGACGACCTGGAGCTGCTGGTCGCGCTGGGTGTCATCGAGCCGACGCCGGTCGAGGACGTCTTCCAGGTCGCGCCGGCCCACCTTGCGGTCGGCATCCAGTTCCTCGACGTCGGACTGCCGACCGAGGCGGCTTTGGCGGCCCGGCGCATCATCACCGAGCACGGCCACGCCATGGCGGTCGCCCTGACCGAGCTGTTCCGCACCGCCGTGTGGCCGCACCTGAAGTCATCAGGCCAGCCCCCCGAGGCGATCACCTCGATGATCGAGCGGTTCAAGCCGCTGACGATCCAGGCACTTGTCTCGGCCTACGAGTCGTCGGTCGACGAGGCCAAGCGCGAGACGGTCCGTCGCCGCACCTGA
- a CDS encoding SDR family oxidoreductase has protein sequence MPRLTSLDDQIVVITGAGRGIGLATATQFAAAGAIVVIGDLDDDVAAKAALQIGGRAVGHVVDVADRASYARFIEFAATLGPIDILVNNAGIMPLSALVDETDQATDRILDINLRGVITGTKLVAPDMIARGRGHIINVASAVGRIAVANGATYSASKFAVVGFSEAMQSELAPAGIDVSCVLPTVVATELAAGVAATKGMRAVEPGEVARAIIKVARRPRFETWVPGWSKGLFYTMNTLPRRVRNAAGHAIGADQALSKVDAAARNEYERRAGGHSDA, from the coding sequence ATGCCGCGACTCACCAGCCTTGACGACCAGATCGTCGTGATCACCGGAGCGGGCCGAGGGATCGGTCTCGCCACCGCCACACAGTTCGCTGCCGCAGGCGCCATCGTGGTGATCGGCGACCTCGACGACGATGTGGCCGCGAAGGCCGCCCTGCAGATCGGCGGTCGAGCGGTGGGTCATGTCGTCGACGTCGCCGACCGCGCGTCGTACGCGCGGTTCATCGAGTTCGCCGCCACCCTCGGTCCCATCGACATCTTGGTCAACAACGCCGGCATCATGCCCCTGTCGGCACTCGTGGACGAGACGGACCAGGCGACCGACAGGATCCTGGACATCAATCTCCGGGGTGTCATCACCGGCACCAAGCTCGTCGCGCCGGACATGATCGCCCGCGGGCGCGGACACATCATCAACGTCGCCTCCGCCGTCGGTCGTATCGCCGTCGCCAACGGCGCGACCTACAGCGCCAGCAAGTTCGCCGTTGTCGGCTTCTCCGAGGCGATGCAGTCCGAGCTCGCGCCGGCCGGTATCGACGTGTCATGCGTCCTACCGACCGTGGTCGCCACCGAGCTTGCGGCCGGTGTCGCGGCAACCAAGGGCATGCGCGCGGTCGAGCCTGGCGAGGTTGCCCGCGCAATCATCAAGGTCGCCCGGCGGCCCCGGTTCGAGACGTGGGTGCCCGGCTGGAGCAAGGGACTGTTCTACACGATGAACACCCTGCCCCGGCGCGTCCGCAATGCCGCCGGCCACGCCATCGGCGCCGACCAGGCCCTCAGCAAGGTCGATGCTGCCGCCCGGAACGAGTACGAGCGTCGGGCCGGCGGCCACTCCGACGCCTAG
- a CDS encoding LON peptidase substrate-binding domain-containing protein, producing MDELIEMPMFPLGSVLFPAMPLSLRVFEPRYMAMLDALLSTECPEFGVVLIERGQEVGGGEQRFSHGTVARIIEVASDEGHVNVLVTGRDRIEIVEWLEDSPFPRAVVRVLPLLLWEEVCEPRREQTELLVRRTLQRASRLDEHLWPSTIDLDDNPVNHIWQLAGIAPIGPLDQVRLLGARSVRDLLDSIFVAVTDVAESLDLRSG from the coding sequence ATGGACGAGCTCATCGAGATGCCGATGTTCCCGCTCGGGTCGGTGCTCTTCCCGGCGATGCCGTTGTCGCTGCGGGTGTTCGAGCCGCGTTACATGGCGATGCTCGATGCGTTGCTGTCGACCGAGTGCCCGGAGTTCGGGGTCGTCCTGATCGAGCGGGGTCAGGAGGTCGGCGGAGGCGAGCAGCGGTTCAGTCATGGGACGGTTGCGCGGATCATCGAGGTCGCCAGCGACGAGGGCCACGTCAACGTGCTGGTGACCGGTCGGGACCGGATCGAGATCGTGGAGTGGCTGGAGGATTCACCCTTCCCGCGGGCGGTGGTGCGAGTCCTGCCGCTACTGCTGTGGGAAGAGGTGTGTGAGCCGCGCCGGGAGCAGACCGAGCTGCTCGTGCGCCGCACCCTGCAGCGCGCCAGCCGGCTCGACGAGCACCTGTGGCCGTCCACGATCGACCTCGACGACAATCCCGTCAACCACATTTGGCAGCTCGCCGGCATCGCGCCGATCGGGCCCCTGGACCAGGTCCGGCTGCTGGGTGCGCGCAGTGTTCGAGACCTGCTCGACTCGATTTTTGTCGCCGTCACCGACGTCGCCGAGTCGCTGGACCTGCGTTCGGGCTAG
- a CDS encoding ATP-binding cassette domain-containing protein, translating into MSGPFAVEAIDLVKHFGDNKAVDGVSFVVPQGSVLGILGPNGAGKTTTVRMLTTLSVPSSGTGRVAGHDIITEPEAVRRSMGLTGQAATVDEHLTGRENLWLIGRLYGLPKPYVAQTTEELLERFSLTEAGDRPAKTYSGGMRRRLDLAVSLIAAPPVLFLDEPTTGLDPRSRTELWEVLRGLVRDGTTLVLTTQYLEEADQLADEIIVIDKGRVIASGTPTQLKDQAGEAAVVLTLTHAADLPAAEALMRQHSPEVHVDAGARRLTAKADGLGDMSRIGNAFDASGMAVDDLGLKRPSLDDVFLHLTGHRADDVDESDEMEEVPA; encoded by the coding sequence ATGAGTGGCCCATTCGCCGTCGAGGCGATCGACCTGGTCAAGCACTTCGGTGACAACAAGGCTGTCGATGGAGTCAGCTTCGTCGTTCCGCAGGGCTCTGTGCTGGGCATCCTCGGTCCCAATGGGGCCGGCAAGACCACGACGGTCCGCATGCTCACGACCCTCAGCGTGCCCAGCAGTGGCACCGGGCGGGTCGCAGGGCACGACATCATCACCGAGCCCGAGGCGGTCCGCCGCAGCATGGGCCTGACCGGCCAGGCAGCGACGGTCGACGAGCACCTCACCGGCCGGGAGAACCTGTGGCTGATCGGTCGACTCTACGGACTGCCCAAGCCCTACGTCGCCCAGACGACCGAAGAGCTGCTTGAACGGTTCTCGCTGACCGAGGCCGGTGACCGGCCGGCCAAGACCTACTCCGGTGGCATGCGGCGGCGACTTGACCTTGCCGTGAGCCTGATCGCCGCTCCACCGGTGCTGTTCCTGGACGAGCCGACCACGGGACTCGACCCGCGCAGCCGCACCGAGCTGTGGGAGGTCCTCCGCGGGCTGGTGCGCGATGGCACGACCCTGGTCCTGACGACGCAATATCTTGAGGAGGCCGATCAGCTGGCTGACGAGATCATCGTGATCGACAAGGGACGGGTCATCGCCTCGGGCACACCGACGCAGCTCAAGGACCAGGCCGGCGAGGCCGCAGTCGTGCTGACGCTGACGCACGCCGCTGACCTCCCGGCGGCCGAGGCGCTGATGCGCCAGCACTCGCCCGAGGTCCACGTGGACGCTGGGGCGCGTCGGCTGACCGCCAAGGCCGATGGCCTTGGTGACATGTCGCGCATCGGCAACGCCTTCGATGCCAGCGGCATGGCCGTCGACGATCTGGGACTCAAGCGACCCAGTCTCGACGATGTCTTCCTGCACCTGACCGGCCACCGGGCCGACGATGTTGATGAGTCCGATGAGATGGAAGAGGTCCCCGCATGA
- a CDS encoding cytochrome P450 has translation MTVTTTTPPRRRGLPYVGQTIAYVRDPLAMMRGQYDRFGAVSEMDFIGKRWTALLGPDACDVALRNADKAFASGDGWGYLVGPFFDRGLMLLDFEEHHRHRRIMQSAFTRDHLERYTEALQPAVVAGLDQWEPGNGFRAYPALKSLTLDLATTVFMGGADLATPDELDRVNRAFIDCVQSATALLRLNIPGTRWGRALRGRTLLEEFFGRHLAEKRANPGTDLFSVLCQVTTEDGETFSDEDIVNHMIFLLMAAHDTSTITVSTMMQHLGQHPEWQQRCRDEAMALPEHPSLADLDGLTAIDLVMKESLRLVPPVPVLARKTVKDTEVLGHHIPADRLVVVMLHLSHHMEELWPDPERFDPERFADDRREDKVHRHAWEPFGGGVHKCIGMFFAGAEVKTILVHLLRRFTWTVDPDYAAPMNYQSLPFPKDGQPIHLTPL, from the coding sequence ATGACTGTGACCACGACCACGCCGCCGCGCCGCCGCGGACTGCCCTATGTGGGCCAGACCATTGCCTATGTGCGGGACCCGCTCGCGATGATGCGTGGCCAGTACGACCGATTCGGCGCGGTCTCGGAGATGGACTTCATCGGCAAGCGGTGGACCGCCCTGCTCGGGCCGGACGCCTGCGACGTCGCACTGCGCAACGCCGACAAGGCGTTCGCCAGTGGCGACGGCTGGGGCTACCTCGTCGGACCTTTCTTCGATCGCGGACTGATGCTGCTGGATTTCGAGGAGCACCACCGTCATCGCCGCATCATGCAGTCGGCTTTCACCCGAGACCACCTCGAGCGCTACACCGAGGCGCTGCAGCCGGCGGTCGTCGCGGGCCTGGACCAGTGGGAGCCCGGCAACGGCTTCCGCGCATATCCCGCACTCAAGTCGTTGACCCTCGACCTGGCCACGACGGTGTTCATGGGCGGTGCCGACCTGGCCACTCCCGATGAGCTGGACCGGGTCAACCGCGCCTTCATCGACTGCGTCCAGTCGGCCACCGCACTCCTGCGGTTGAACATTCCGGGGACCCGGTGGGGACGGGCACTGCGCGGACGAACCCTGCTCGAGGAGTTCTTCGGTCGCCACCTCGCCGAGAAGCGCGCCAATCCCGGCACCGACCTGTTCTCGGTGCTGTGCCAGGTCACAACCGAGGACGGCGAGACGTTCAGCGACGAGGACATCGTCAACCACATGATCTTCCTGCTGATGGCAGCGCACGACACGTCGACCATCACGGTCTCGACGATGATGCAGCATCTCGGGCAGCACCCCGAGTGGCAGCAGCGATGCCGGGACGAGGCGATGGCACTGCCCGAGCACCCCTCGCTGGCAGATCTGGACGGACTCACGGCCATCGACCTGGTCATGAAGGAGAGCCTGCGGCTCGTGCCGCCCGTGCCGGTGCTGGCCCGCAAGACCGTCAAGGACACCGAGGTGCTCGGACACCATATTCCCGCCGACCGGCTCGTCGTGGTGATGCTGCACCTCTCCCACCACATGGAGGAGCTGTGGCCCGATCCCGAACGCTTCGATCCCGAACGATTCGCCGATGACCGCCGCGAGGACAAGGTGCACCGGCACGCCTGGGAGCCCTTCGGCGGCGGCGTGCACAAGTGCATCGGCATGTTCTTCGCCGGCGCCGAGGTCAAGACGATCCTGGTGCACCTGCTGCGACGTTTCACGTGGACCGTCGACCCCGACTACGCCGCACCCATGAACTATCAGTCGCTGCCATTCCCCAAGGATGGCCAGCCCATCCACCTCACCCCCCTCTGA